The nucleotide sequence CCGGAGGTGGCGCTGGCCGCCGCGACGGCCTGTCTGGACGCCGGTGTCAAAGTGGGGTGCTTCCGGCCCCCGACGGTGCCCGCCGGGACATCACGGCTGAGACTGACGGCGCGCGCGTCGTTGAGTCCTGACGAGATGGAGCTGGCCCGGCGGGTGCTGACCGACGTTCTTCTCGGCCCTGCCGCGGCACGCCGTTGACCGTCCTGTGCGTCACCGGCACCTGCACCGGGGTCGGCAAGACGGTCGTCACCGCGGCGCTGGCGTCCCAGGCGAACCAAGCGGGTATCGACGTGGTTGTGTGCAAACCCGTTCAGACTGGCACCGGCAACGGCGACGACGATCTGGCCGAGATAGGTCGGCTATCCGGGGTAACCGAGCTGGTCGGCTTGGCGCGTTACCCGTTGCCGATGGCGCCTGTCGCGGCGGCGGAGCAGGCCGGGCAGCCGCTGCCCAGCCGCGATCAGTTGGTGCAGCACATTCGGGGTCTGGACCGTCCGGGCCGGTTGACGCTCGTCGAAGGTGCAGGCGGATTGCTCGTCGAGCTCGCCGACTCCGGCGGCACGCTGCGGGACCTCGCGGTCGATCTGGGTGCCGCCATGCTGGTGGTGGTCGCCGCGGGACTGGGCACGCTCAATCACACCGCATTGACCCTGGAAGCGCTTGCGGCGCAGAAGGTTTCATGCGCCGGTCTGGTGCTCGGCAGTTGGCCGGCGCATCCCGGATTGGTGGAATCCTCGAATCGGGACGCCCTGGCTCGCTTGGCTCCCATGCGGGCCGTGCTTTCCGCCGGAGCCGCGCAGCTCAGCGTTGCGGACTTCGCGGTCATGAGTGCGGGCGCGTTCGACCGCGAATGGGTAGCCACGTTGGTCGGTTGAGATGGTGCATTCGATCGAGCTGGTCTTTGACCGCGACACCGAGGCCGCG is from Mycobacterium marinum and encodes:
- the bioD gene encoding dethiobiotin synthase; the protein is MTVLCVTGTCTGVGKTVVTAALASQANQAGIDVVVCKPVQTGTGNGDDDLAEIGRLSGVTELVGLARYPLPMAPVAAAEQAGQPLPSRDQLVQHIRGLDRPGRLTLVEGAGGLLVELADSGGTLRDLAVDLGAAMLVVVAAGLGTLNHTALTLEALAAQKVSCAGLVLGSWPAHPGLVESSNRDALARLAPMRAVLSAGAAQLSVADFAVMSAGAFDREWVATLVG